GATCATTGTTGACAATCTTCTCAATCACGGCTGCAACTTCTTTAATAGAAAGTGAAAGAAAAACTTCTCTTGTAGGTATGTTGAGTTGTTTCTTGGTGGCCTTCCTCAGACTATCATAGAAGTTATGAAGGAGAAAATCCTCTTTCATCCCATGATTTGGACAAGTCCATAGATGTCCCTGATATCTTTCACATGCTTCTGCAATTGTTTCTGAAGCTGACTGATGAAAAGTTATGATTTTTATCTGAATGGTGACTGCTTTCTCCCTTGGAATGTATCTGTGAGTAAATGTTGTAGCACACTCTTCCCATGTGGTGAATTCCTTGTGGTGGGAGTAGAACCAATTCCTTGCCTTGCCCTTAAGAGAATATGGAAATAGCTTTAGACGAAGGGCATCAGGACTTACTCCCTTGATGATAGTAGTGTTGCAGAGAAGATTGAATTCCCACAAGTGTAGAACAGCATCATCATTCAGTGCAAAAGGCTTGCTCTGCACCATCTTTTTCAGGCCTGAATTGATTGGGAATTTCACATCCTTGTTATTGATGGAGTCTTTTTGTGAAGAGGATGAAATCACCTTTTCAGCCATAATCTCAATTGATGATGAAGACGGGATCAAATGCCGGAGTGGATCTGCAATATAATTATGCGGCGAATCTGAACCAATAGTACCTGTTATCCTCAAAtcaaaagagaaaagagaaaaccATAGCAAGATTAGCCTGTCTTTACTCACTCCTTGAGTCATGTTCATGCTTATGCTCAGGTAATTTCCTAACAATGgtgtccccggcaacggcgccagagatgtttgttggcgtttcttagcACCACTACTAGGTTTCCCTGGCAATGATACCAAAAATGTTTATGAGGTATTTATTAATATGATTACTAAGATACTCATAGCTGGCGCTTCCATGGTAGCCTAATAATGAAGTTAATAAACACAGGTGTTCTTAACTATCATTACTAGTTACCCCTTACAACGCCGCTTGTACAAGTAAAATCCTAGTAACGAAGTTGACAACCTATTGGTATACATCAAAAAATCTATTTAGATAAGGATCCACAAGCGCACAAATATATACCATTATAGCATTTCAACCGGAAGTACTCAGGTTATCGTATTATTCTCATGGGACAACTTAGAAGATATTACTACTGAGCATAGCATTTCTTACATGAAATTCAACTCATTGGAAAGTAAAGAGACACGGATAAGtcatgataaatatatatgtcACGAATTATGCACGACTTAACCATAaataaacccccccccccccccacacacacacaattaAGCCATCTCATAGAAGATAAACTAAGACTTAAAGAATATTGGAGCAGTCTAGAATAAATGTCCTTAATATTTACCAAGTTAGCAAAAGTCATATCAGTTATATGTCAAGATTAATATAAAGTCCAATATTTAAGTGGAGAATACTCAGTCCAACTCCATGGCCCAAGTATCTAATAAACTCCTACTCCAAAGTCTAGCAGGGAGGATTACACAAGAGTTATAAATAAGTCGGACGAACAAGTCTGTCACAACTTGTTGCGTACCTCAGAGATCTAGTAGATATTGGATATATCCAAGGGAATCCATAATACCCGAGCACCATACTTGCATACATGAAAACTGTTCTAGCCTCCCAGGACTCCAACCCTTCGGATAGACAAGCAAAAGTCTAGAAACAAGCATAAAGCACCCCAAAACTTAATACTTGCATAGATAATCAATCTATTCACACAACTTCTATTACTCATAATAGCACAATATATGAAGAAAGATACTATAAATATAGCATAAACTCCATATAACAACTCTAAATACTTGACAAAGATCTGACTGATAAGATACAAAATCATACCCAAGATCAAAGATGAACTCCAATCTAGAGTTGTTCTTGATCACAATGAAGAACTAGAATTGGCTCCTCTAATCCTATGAATTAGAGATACAATGACAGATTATGAGAGGCTCTAATTGTGGTGGTGTGTTGATCCCAACAGTAACTAAACTTGATTCTACTGGAACTCTATCTGAATCCGTCGAAATGAATGGAATAGGGGGGTACCCACGCTTATATCGACCTCCAAGGTCGGTTCGAGGGTTCTAAATATAGTAGCTAGCATAACCGACCTAAGGAACCGACATACAACCACCTCAAGAAAACTTGGCGCCTACGAAGCTTCTAGTGGACCGGTCAGCCCACGGGCCTGATCGGCACATGGCCACCGCCTCTCGTCCACTGCCTTTGCGTGATGGGCTTTGGTGCAGGCCCATGTACTTATATGTTGATGATAGCTTCTGTTGTACTTGTATCGCGAACCTTTTCACCAATTTGAGCCTTTCCAGGATGGGATATTCTTTATTCTTTTCTCCTCATTATCACTATAAGTCCCTGAAATCATGCAAAGACAAAATACAAGTGGAACCAGGTCATACGAAACAAAATATGATAGTAAAGTAGTATTTTCCTTGAGATGTTGACGGGCATATTTAgtacttaaggaccgtcaacagagACCTTGTCCTTAATCAAGGCAAGGCTATTTTTTGACCGAAACAGCAGGGGAGTTCCCCACTGTATTTTTTATATTAATAAAAGGAGTTTATGTACAAAGTACAAGGCTCAAAGCCCAAAAGAGATCCTAACTAATCATCAAATTAAAAGGTTCTACTCTGGCCAAGACTCTAACACCAGCTTTGAGGTAGGCTTAGCACGATGTAACAACATCCTAACCTCCTCCTTAAAGCACTGCCTCCATCTATCCAAAGACAAAGCAGCCCCATCAAAAATGATCGAGTTTCGATGCTTCCAAATACACCAAGCAGCCATGATAGTAACTTCTCTGAAGATGCAGAGACCAAATTGATTCCGAGCTTGCATAATCATTTCAGACAGCGCCAGAGAAGTGTCCCAAAACACACCGACCTCCTGCCAACATCTAGAACTAAAAGTGCAGGTAAAGAACAGGTGATGCAACGTTTCTTCAACATCTTGGTGACAGAGGACACAAGTGTATTCATCAAGGTGCCGATTCTTTCGATGAAGAAGATTTCTTATATTTAAACGATCTCTTAGAAGCAGCCAGAAGAAGAATTTCTGCTTACCACATACAGAAGATTCCCAAATCCATTTGAAAATAGGCGAGGTAGGAATTGAACCCTTGAGCACATCATAAGCTTTCTTGACAACATAAGTAGGCCAAACATATGACCACTGATCAAAAGATTGTGAATCAACAGCTACTGCCATCACTAGCTCAGCCAGGTCTTGAAGCTGCTGAGAGGCGATCTCTGAAAGAGGAGTGTGGAAGTTCTGATGAGCAGTTTGACTTAGAAATTTCTGGACCAAAATGTTCCCATTCCTTACAAAAGAATAGAGTTGTGGAAACCACAAACTAAGGACCCCCAAATcccatttgtcattccaaaaTAACACTGTATCCCCCACATTAATTTTGCATGAAGACAGGTGCCTAAAAGAATCAGACAGCGTCATAACATCTCTCCACCAGAAGCTGCCAACCCCAGAACGAACGTGAGCCACAGTTGATCGAGAATACATACATCTCCATGTAAGGCTGACCCAAGGTAAGTCCATTTTATTATAGAACTTATGCAAATACTTGAGAAGGAGAGCTGTGTTTTGTGCCCTTAAGTCAATAATACCCAGACCACCCTGATTCTTTGGTAGACATGCCTTATCCCAAGCAACTAAACAACCCCCTTTTCTGTTAATATCTCCATTGTCCCAAAGGAAATGAATTCTATACTTGTCCACCTGCTCAATGACTGAAATCGGCACTTTAAGAGTACACATGTAAAAGGTGGGAAGGACACTCAAAACTGAGTTGACAATAATCAATCTACCAGCATATGTCAACATTGAATTAATTCCCATGAGCTGCCTCTCAATCCTATTTAACATTGGCAGGAATTCTTGAACAGCAGGCCTTGTAGTACCAACAGGTAGTCCCAAATAAGTAAAGGGCATACTACCAACTTTACAACCAATTGTTGTTGCCAGAAGCTGAGTCTTAGAGTCATCCACATTAATAGGTAACATCAGAGATTTACTAAAATTAACTTTAAGACCAGTTGAGTCTGCAAATTCCCCAAGAAGATGCTGCAATTCAATCAACTGTGATTCTTCAGCTGGCATTACTATCAGGGTATCATCAGCATACTGAATAATGGGAAAATCACCTCCAAACTCATGACCTAGAGGATGACTTAAGGAACCATTTTTACAAGcatgattaatcatggattgcAGTAAATCAGCAGCTAAGACAAATAATAGAGGAGAAAGAGGATCTCCTTGTCTAACTCCCCTTTTACATTTGAATGGAGTGCCAGGAACACCATTGAGAATTACTAAAGATGAACCAGAACATAGAATAGACTCAATCCACTTCACCCATGTTTCAGAGAAACCTTTAGCTTTCAACATTTCTATGATGACATGATGCTcatgtagggaaacgggtaggctacgctaacatcactaccgcatatacccaagatacttgcgagtagaagatcatagatcgttaccactagacgcgcagcgcagcggaagaagtcgcgcatcgatgtagaggaagtagtcgatcacgtcccacgaaccgagctcctcgtacttgatcccagcagccgatcagcgcagcagtcgcagcagcgcctccacggagtccacacgtacggggatgaaatgtcgggcgtcggtgtgctagcaccgcacgcacggcaagggcggcggccgagagagaggggggagggggcggcggctagggaggtggcgcggctcacaggggtctgtcgccccctaacccctccctcgtata
The Panicum virgatum strain AP13 chromosome 6N, P.virgatum_v5, whole genome shotgun sequence genome window above contains:
- the LOC120678181 gene encoding uncharacterized protein LOC120678181, which encodes MAEKVISSSSQKDSINNKDVKFPINSGLKKMVQSKPFALNDDAVLHLWEFNLLCNTTIIKGVSPDALRLKLFPYSLKGKARNWFYSHHKEFTTWEECATTFTHRYIPREKAVTIQIKIITFHQSASETIAEACERYQGHLWTCPNHGMKEDFLLHNFYDSLRKATKKQLNIPTREVFLSLSIKEVAAVIEKIVNNDLHGIQKDEPRKVEPPMTDEAKKSLDSLHTKLRDLTEETKSQSWRFAPKPKSILRQLNLKVSSLLSVPINSFENGLLPIVYNVIRNQEEDQETHGGRLGGVEDQRGSAKLRGGPLQLDFE